The proteins below are encoded in one region of Amycolatopsis magusensis:
- a CDS encoding MFS transporter — MTGTTVAPRRAPTPLLATLLGVSTMTIMASATITPALPGMERHFAGEPHAEVLVRLVLTLPGLAIMLAAPLLGYVGVRVGRVRVLVAGLVLYTVGGGSGLLLDSLPALLTGRALLGVGIAAIMTTATALLADHHPPAEHGRVLGLQGAAMGFGGVVAMLLGGVLGELSWRGPFAVYLLAVPVLFLVLRHVPEAPVAAPPADGEPVGSPWTWPLLGLYALTFLSITSFYVIPTQAPFWLAEVGGAGPVVTGALIAAVNLVMTAVGLNFGRLRARWDFRALAVAMFATYAVGLLLVGTAGNLWTATAGMLVVGIGVGLSNPTLNGWTVASVDPGARTRALGLLTSALFLGQFSSPLLAQPIAGAAGLGGTFLVAGALGAVVALVLTAVALTRRARR, encoded by the coding sequence ATGACCGGAACGACTGTCGCCCCGCGGCGCGCCCCGACCCCGCTGCTGGCGACGTTGCTCGGCGTCAGCACGATGACGATCATGGCCAGCGCCACGATCACCCCGGCGCTGCCCGGCATGGAACGGCACTTCGCCGGAGAACCCCACGCCGAGGTGCTGGTGCGCCTCGTGCTCACGCTGCCGGGGCTGGCGATCATGCTGGCCGCCCCGCTGCTCGGGTACGTCGGCGTGCGCGTCGGCCGGGTGCGCGTGCTGGTCGCGGGCCTGGTGCTCTACACCGTCGGCGGCGGCTCCGGCCTGCTGCTCGATTCGCTGCCCGCGTTGCTGACCGGGCGCGCGCTGCTCGGCGTCGGCATCGCGGCGATCATGACCACGGCCACCGCCCTGCTGGCCGATCACCACCCGCCCGCCGAACACGGCCGCGTGCTCGGCCTGCAGGGCGCGGCGATGGGCTTCGGCGGGGTGGTGGCCATGCTGCTCGGCGGCGTGCTGGGCGAGCTGAGCTGGCGCGGGCCGTTCGCGGTCTACCTGCTGGCGGTGCCGGTGCTGTTCCTGGTGCTGCGGCACGTCCCGGAAGCCCCGGTGGCCGCGCCGCCCGCGGACGGCGAGCCGGTCGGTTCGCCGTGGACCTGGCCGCTGCTCGGGCTGTACGCGCTGACCTTCCTCAGCATCACCTCGTTCTACGTGATCCCGACGCAGGCGCCGTTCTGGCTCGCCGAGGTCGGCGGTGCCGGTCCGGTGGTCACCGGGGCGCTGATCGCGGCGGTGAACCTGGTGATGACCGCGGTCGGGCTGAACTTCGGCAGGCTGCGGGCACGCTGGGACTTCCGGGCGCTCGCGGTGGCGATGTTCGCCACCTACGCCGTCGGGCTGCTGCTCGTCGGCACGGCCGGGAACCTGTGGACGGCGACCGCGGGCATGCTGGTCGTCGGCATCGGGGTGGGCCTGAGCAACCCGACGCTGAACGGCTGGACCGTCGCGTCGGTGGACCCGGGAGCGCGCACGCGGGCGCTCGGCCTGCTCACCTCGGCGCTGTTCCTGGGGCAGTTCTCCTCCCCGCTGCTCGCGCAGCCGATCGCCGGTGCCGCGGGCCTGGGCGGCACCTTCCTGGTCGCGGGCGCGCTCGGTGCCGTCGTCGCCCTGGTCCTGACCGCCGTGGCCCTCACCCGCCGGGCACGCCGCTGA
- a CDS encoding GMC oxidoreductase, with protein MGLAALGGRAAAAPPPSPIPDGAQVSALVIGTGYGGSVTALRLAQAGVDVHMVEMGMAWDTPGPDGNIFANTISPDHRSYWLRTRTKQPLSNFLGFPIDRDIPLHTGILDAEDFSGISVYQGRGVGGGSLVNGGMAVTPKRENFGGVLPSVNPDEMYNVYYPRANAGLGVTEVDPAWWESAECYQYARVGRKHAERSGFPFVFVPNVYDWDYMEKEQAGTVPKSALRGEVLYGNNHGKKSLQKTYLAQARATGRVAISPLHKVTSVTPASGGRYTVVIEQINTSGVTTATKSVTADRVFFAAGSVGTSKLLTKLKATGALPGLNGEIGKGWGDNGNVMCGRANHLWDATGALQSSMPTAGIDNWAAGGAFAEVAPLPTGIETFASFYLSITKNPNRGQFTYNPATGKVDLNWQTAWKQPSIDAAKTIFDKINAKEGTIYRTDLFGVYKIWGDHLTYHPLGGVVLNKATDNHGRLHGHPGLYVADGSLVPGNASVNPFVTITALAERNIERVIAEDL; from the coding sequence ATTGGGCTCGCGGCCCTGGGCGGCCGAGCCGCCGCCGCCCCGCCGCCGTCGCCGATCCCGGACGGGGCGCAGGTGTCCGCGCTGGTGATCGGCACCGGCTACGGCGGCTCGGTCACCGCGCTGCGGCTCGCCCAGGCCGGCGTGGACGTGCACATGGTGGAGATGGGCATGGCCTGGGACACCCCGGGCCCCGACGGCAACATCTTCGCCAACACGATCAGCCCCGACCACCGGTCGTACTGGCTGCGGACCCGGACCAAGCAGCCGCTGAGCAACTTCCTCGGCTTCCCGATCGACCGCGACATCCCGCTGCACACCGGCATCCTCGACGCCGAGGACTTCAGCGGCATCAGCGTCTACCAGGGCCGCGGCGTCGGCGGTGGCTCGCTGGTCAACGGCGGCATGGCGGTCACGCCCAAGCGCGAGAACTTCGGGGGCGTGCTGCCCTCGGTCAACCCCGACGAGATGTACAACGTGTACTACCCGCGCGCCAACGCCGGGCTGGGCGTCACCGAAGTGGACCCGGCCTGGTGGGAGAGCGCCGAGTGCTACCAGTACGCCCGCGTCGGCCGCAAGCACGCCGAGCGCTCCGGCTTCCCGTTCGTCTTCGTGCCCAACGTCTACGACTGGGACTACATGGAGAAGGAGCAGGCGGGCACGGTGCCCAAGTCGGCGCTGCGCGGTGAGGTGCTCTACGGCAACAACCACGGCAAGAAGTCGCTGCAGAAGACCTACCTGGCCCAGGCGCGCGCGACCGGCCGGGTGGCCATCTCGCCGCTGCACAAGGTCACCTCGGTGACCCCGGCCTCCGGCGGCCGCTACACCGTGGTCATCGAGCAGATCAACACCAGCGGGGTCACCACCGCCACCAAGTCCGTCACCGCGGACCGGGTGTTCTTCGCCGCGGGCAGCGTGGGCACCAGCAAACTGCTGACCAAGCTCAAGGCCACCGGCGCGCTACCGGGGCTCAACGGCGAGATCGGCAAGGGCTGGGGCGACAACGGCAACGTCATGTGCGGCCGCGCCAACCACCTGTGGGACGCGACCGGCGCGCTGCAGTCGTCCATGCCCACCGCCGGCATCGACAACTGGGCGGCGGGCGGGGCGTTCGCCGAGGTCGCGCCGCTGCCCACGGGCATCGAGACCTTCGCCTCGTTCTACCTCTCGATCACCAAGAACCCGAACCGCGGGCAGTTCACCTACAACCCCGCCACCGGCAAGGTGGACCTGAACTGGCAGACCGCGTGGAAGCAGCCGTCCATCGACGCCGCCAAGACGATCTTCGACAAGATCAACGCCAAGGAGGGCACGATCTACCGGACGGACCTGTTCGGCGTCTACAAGATCTGGGGCGACCACCTGACCTACCACCCCCTCGGCGGCGTGGTGCTGAACAAGGCGACCGACAACCACGGCCGCCTCCACGGTCACCCCGGCCTGTACGTGGCCGACGGCTCCCTGGTGCCGGGCAACGCCAGCGTCAACCCGTTCGTCACGATCACCGCGCTCGCCGAGCGCAACATCGAGCGCGTGATCGCCGAGGATCTCTAG
- a CDS encoding carboxymuconolactone decarboxylase family protein: MIIDIPEGKDAIGYVWGEMVPGIGAAASNFSLAVYSHTTLGLREFEAARLRVAQINGCVFCLDWRTERDGQKVEEEFADAVAQWRTTDAFDDRTRLAAEYAERYALDHHGLDEEFFSRMTAHYSQAEIVELSMSIGSWLAFGRLNHVLGIDSVCVVPKF; encoded by the coding sequence ATGATCATCGACATCCCCGAGGGCAAGGACGCGATCGGCTACGTGTGGGGCGAGATGGTGCCCGGCATCGGCGCCGCCGCCTCGAACTTCTCCCTCGCCGTGTACAGCCACACCACGCTCGGCCTGCGCGAGTTCGAGGCCGCGCGGTTGCGCGTGGCGCAGATCAACGGCTGCGTCTTCTGCCTCGACTGGCGCACCGAGCGGGACGGGCAGAAGGTCGAGGAGGAGTTCGCCGACGCGGTGGCCCAGTGGCGCACCACCGACGCCTTCGACGACCGCACGCGGCTGGCCGCCGAATACGCCGAGCGGTACGCACTGGACCACCACGGCCTCGACGAGGAGTTCTTCTCGAGGATGACCGCGCACTACAGCCAGGCCGAGATCGTGGAACTGAGCATGAGCATCGGTTCCTGGCTGGCGTTCGGCAGGCTCAACCACGTGCTGGGCATCGACTCGGTGTGCGTCGTGCCGAAGTTCTAG
- a CDS encoding NAD(P)H-dependent amine dehydrogenase family protein, whose translation MIPTVVWGTGNIGRAAIRAVHAHPSLELTAVLVHDPGKLGRDAGELAGLDHELGVAATGDPAAVLAARPRAVVYAASGDTRPDEALKDIHEAIRAGAVVVTPAVYALYDQRNAPAELREPVLAAIADGGGSLFVSGVDPGWGNDVLPALLSGLGTTVDAVRCQEIFDYSTYEQPDSVRYLVGMGQPMDYQPPMLAPSVPTTVWGGQVRLIARALGADLDEIRETLDRRPLETTVGTRTMGEFEAGTQGAVRFEVQGIVGGEPRIVIEHVTRIHPSCAPDWPQPPNPSGAHRVIIEGRPRIEVTVEASDEGENRSAGGNATAVGRLVNAIDWLTEAEPGFYDALDVPLRPATGRLGRSAR comes from the coding sequence ATGATTCCCACAGTTGTCTGGGGCACAGGCAACATCGGCCGCGCGGCCATCCGCGCGGTCCACGCCCACCCGTCGCTCGAACTCACCGCCGTGCTCGTGCACGACCCCGGCAAGCTCGGCCGCGACGCGGGCGAACTGGCTGGTCTGGACCACGAACTGGGCGTGGCCGCCACCGGCGACCCGGCCGCCGTGCTGGCCGCCCGCCCGCGTGCGGTGGTGTACGCCGCCTCCGGCGACACCCGGCCCGACGAGGCCCTCAAGGACATCCACGAAGCCATCCGGGCCGGGGCCGTGGTGGTCACGCCCGCCGTGTACGCCCTCTACGACCAGCGCAACGCCCCCGCGGAACTGCGGGAACCGGTGCTCGCCGCGATCGCCGACGGCGGTGGCTCGCTGTTCGTCTCCGGCGTCGATCCCGGCTGGGGCAACGACGTGCTGCCCGCGCTGCTCAGCGGGCTCGGCACCACTGTGGACGCGGTGCGCTGCCAGGAGATCTTCGACTACTCCACCTACGAGCAGCCGGATTCGGTCCGCTACCTGGTGGGCATGGGCCAGCCGATGGACTACCAGCCGCCGATGCTCGCGCCCTCGGTGCCGACCACGGTGTGGGGCGGGCAGGTGCGCCTCATCGCCAGGGCGCTCGGCGCGGACCTGGACGAGATCCGCGAAACGCTGGACCGCCGTCCACTCGAGACCACCGTCGGCACCCGCACCATGGGCGAGTTCGAGGCGGGCACGCAGGGCGCGGTGCGGTTCGAGGTGCAGGGCATCGTCGGCGGGGAGCCGCGGATCGTGATCGAGCACGTCACGCGCATCCACCCCTCGTGCGCCCCGGACTGGCCGCAGCCGCCGAACCCGTCCGGCGCGCACCGCGTGATCATCGAAGGCCGCCCGCGCATCGAGGTCACCGTGGAAGCCAGTGACGAGGGCGAAAACCGGTCGGCGGGCGGCAACGCCACCGCGGTGGGCAGGCTCGTCAACGCCATCGACTGGCTCACCGAGGCCGAACCCGGCTTCTACGACGCACTCGACGTACCGCTGCGCCCGGCCACGGGCCGGCTCGGAAGGAGCGCACGATGA
- a CDS encoding glycoside hydrolase family 64 protein yields MSVKRKLLALGVALAAALAVTPALPAVAVPATIPLTLTNNSGRAGPIYVYNLGTELSTGRQGWADANGTFHAWPAGGNPPTPAPDASIPGPAAGQSVTIRLPKFSGRVYFSYGQKLVFRLTTGGLVQPAVQNPSDPNRDILFNWTEYTLNDAGIWINSTQVDMFSAPYSVGVQMQGGATKSTGRLKAGGYNGFFTALKAQSGGWGNLVQTKPDGSLLRALSPHHGVGTGALNPGVMDDYVNRVWSKYSSSTLTVTPFANQPGTKYFGRVSGNTMNFTNSSGAVVTSFQKPDSDSIFGCYKHLDAPNDLVRGPISRTLCAGYNRSTLLSNPNQPDPSAANFYQDGVTNHYSRLIHAQMVDGKAYGFAFDDVGAHESLVHDGNPQQASITLDPFS; encoded by the coding sequence ATGTCCGTGAAAAGAAAGCTGCTCGCGCTCGGCGTGGCGCTGGCCGCCGCGCTGGCGGTGACGCCCGCCCTGCCCGCGGTCGCGGTGCCCGCCACCATCCCGTTGACCCTCACGAACAACTCCGGGCGCGCCGGCCCGATCTACGTCTACAACCTCGGCACCGAGCTCAGCACCGGCCGGCAGGGCTGGGCCGACGCCAACGGCACCTTCCACGCGTGGCCGGCGGGCGGCAACCCGCCGACCCCGGCGCCCGACGCCTCGATCCCCGGTCCGGCGGCCGGGCAGTCGGTCACCATCCGGCTCCCGAAGTTCTCCGGCCGGGTCTATTTCTCCTACGGCCAGAAACTGGTGTTCCGGCTGACCACCGGGGGACTGGTGCAGCCCGCGGTGCAGAACCCGAGCGACCCGAACCGCGATATCCTGTTCAACTGGACCGAGTACACGCTGAACGACGCGGGAATCTGGATCAACAGCACCCAGGTGGACATGTTCTCCGCGCCGTACTCGGTCGGCGTGCAAATGCAGGGCGGCGCGACGAAATCGACCGGCAGGCTCAAGGCGGGCGGGTACAACGGTTTCTTCACCGCGCTGAAAGCGCAATCCGGCGGTTGGGGCAATCTGGTCCAGACCAAGCCGGACGGCAGCCTGCTGCGCGCGCTTTCCCCGCATCACGGAGTGGGCACGGGCGCGCTCAACCCGGGCGTCATGGACGACTACGTGAACCGGGTGTGGTCGAAGTACAGTTCCTCGACGCTGACCGTCACGCCGTTCGCCAACCAGCCCGGCACCAAGTACTTCGGCCGGGTTTCGGGGAACACGATGAACTTCACCAACTCCTCCGGCGCGGTGGTCACCTCGTTCCAGAAACCGGACTCCGACAGCATCTTCGGCTGCTACAAACACCTGGACGCGCCGAACGACCTGGTGCGCGGGCCCATTTCGCGGACCCTGTGCGCCGGGTACAACCGCTCCACGCTGCTGAGCAACCCGAACCAGCCGGACCCGAGCGCGGCGAACTTCTACCAGGACGGGGTGACCAACCACTATTCGCGGTTGATCCACGCCCAGATGGTCGACGGGAAGGCCTACGGTTTCGCCTTCGACGACGTCGGTGCGCACGAGTCACTGGTGCACGACGGGAACCCGCAGCAGGCGAGCATCACGCTGGACCCGTTCAGCTGA
- a CDS encoding PASTA domain-containing protein, translating into MNGSARPLPLLLGALLLAGACGTPSAPETPTPTPPATASAAPAATDSSAGSLITVPDVSGMNHQDAQNAMQAAGLYNLREVDGKGEGRALVVDRNWVQTGQSPAPGTQVTPDTVITLTAVKYTD; encoded by the coding sequence ATGAACGGCTCCGCCCGCCCGCTGCCGCTACTGCTCGGCGCCCTGCTGCTCGCCGGTGCCTGCGGCACTCCCTCCGCCCCGGAAACGCCGACGCCCACTCCACCGGCCACCGCTAGCGCCGCGCCCGCGGCCACCGATAGCAGTGCCGGGTCCTTGATCACCGTGCCGGACGTCTCCGGCATGAACCACCAGGACGCGCAGAACGCCATGCAGGCCGCGGGCCTCTACAACCTGCGCGAAGTCGACGGCAAGGGCGAAGGCCGCGCCCTGGTCGTCGACCGGAACTGGGTCCAAACAGGACAGTCACCAGCGCCCGGCACCCAGGTGACCCCGGACACCGTCATCACCCTCACCGCCGTGAAGTACACCGACTGA
- a CDS encoding winged helix-turn-helix transcriptional regulator: MQRTRFGDMACSIARTMDVIGEPWSPLILRNVYVGITRFEQLQESLGISRKVLTERLKWLTEQDVLARQQYSSRPPRHEYVLTERGTELCDLLLVMVRWGDRWLAGEAGPPVLYRHHACGRISHVELRCSECGDPMRATDLDVLPGPGSP; encoded by the coding sequence ATGCAACGCACCCGGTTCGGTGACATGGCGTGCTCGATCGCCAGGACGATGGACGTGATCGGCGAACCGTGGTCGCCGCTGATCCTGCGGAACGTCTACGTGGGCATCACCCGGTTCGAGCAGTTGCAGGAGTCGCTCGGGATCTCGCGCAAGGTGCTCACCGAACGGCTGAAGTGGCTGACCGAGCAGGACGTACTGGCGCGGCAGCAGTACTCCTCGCGGCCGCCGCGCCATGAGTACGTGCTGACCGAGCGGGGCACCGAACTGTGCGACCTGCTACTGGTCATGGTGCGCTGGGGCGACCGCTGGCTCGCGGGCGAGGCCGGGCCGCCGGTGCTGTACCGGCACCACGCGTGCGGACGGATCAGCCACGTGGAACTGCGCTGCTCCGAATGCGGCGACCCGATGCGGGCCACCGACCTGGACGTACTGCCCGGCCCAGGCTCACCTTGA